The Collimonas sp. PA-H2 genome contains a region encoding:
- a CDS encoding HlyD family secretion protein — MSLFREQAVTAQQSKWLGDIVLIRPLSFAFLTACAALLALLVCAFLACGSYTKHSTVSGQLLPSSGLIKVYAPQSGIVIQQHVKEGQALQAGEILYVLSSERQSSTQGATQAAISSQVEQRQASLRDELQKTRLLQQEERSGLNNKIAGLGNELAKLDKQIAGQQDRVKLAEDALQRYQGLLQQDYISREQFQQKQEDLLDQKNRQQSLERDRISVGRELSAQQSELGGLSLKQQNQLAQIDRTLASTGQELSESEAKRRIVVSAPQAGIATAVLADAGQAVDGNRPLLSIVPAGATLRAELYAPSRAIGFVRPGDQVLIRYQAYPYQKFGHQKGVVESVARTALPNNELNAIGVPAGGNGSEPMYRITVRLASQQVQAYGRPQPLQAGMLLDADVQQEKLRLYEWVLEPLYSLTGKL, encoded by the coding sequence ATGAGTTTATTCCGCGAACAGGCTGTAACCGCCCAACAAAGCAAATGGCTGGGCGACATCGTCCTGATACGGCCGCTGTCGTTTGCCTTCCTGACCGCCTGCGCCGCCTTGCTGGCGCTGCTGGTGTGCGCCTTCCTGGCCTGCGGCAGCTACACCAAGCACAGCACCGTCAGCGGCCAGCTGCTGCCGAGCAGCGGCCTGATCAAGGTCTACGCGCCGCAGAGCGGCATCGTCATCCAGCAGCATGTCAAGGAAGGCCAGGCGCTGCAGGCCGGCGAGATCCTGTATGTGCTGTCGAGCGAGCGCCAAAGCAGCACCCAGGGCGCCACCCAGGCCGCCATCAGCAGCCAGGTCGAACAGCGCCAAGCCAGCTTGCGCGATGAACTGCAAAAGACCCGCCTGCTGCAACAGGAAGAACGCAGCGGCCTGAACAACAAGATCGCCGGCCTCGGCAATGAGCTGGCCAAGCTGGACAAGCAGATCGCCGGCCAGCAGGACCGCGTCAAGCTGGCAGAGGATGCCTTGCAGCGTTACCAGGGGTTGCTGCAGCAAGACTACATCTCGCGCGAACAATTCCAGCAAAAGCAGGAAGACCTGCTCGACCAGAAGAATCGCCAGCAAAGCCTGGAACGCGACCGCATCAGCGTCGGCCGCGAACTGTCGGCGCAGCAGAGCGAGCTGGGCGGTTTGTCGTTGAAGCAGCAGAACCAGCTGGCGCAGATCGACCGCACGCTGGCCAGCACCGGCCAGGAGCTGAGCGAAAGCGAAGCCAAGCGCCGCATCGTCGTCAGCGCGCCGCAAGCCGGCATCGCCACCGCCGTGCTGGCCGATGCCGGCCAGGCCGTCGACGGCAATCGGCCTCTGCTCAGCATCGTGCCGGCCGGCGCCACCCTGCGCGCCGAACTGTATGCGCCGAGCCGCGCGATCGGCTTCGTGCGCCCCGGCGACCAGGTGCTGATCCGCTACCAGGCTTATCCCTACCAAAAATTCGGCCACCAGAAAGGCGTGGTCGAATCGGTCGCCAGGACTGCCTTGCCGAACAATGAATTGAACGCCATCGGCGTCCCTGCCGGCGGCAACGGCAGCGAGCCGATGTACCGCATCACCGTGCGGCTGGCGTCGCAGCAGGTGCAAGCCTACGGCCGGCCGCAGCCGCTGCAGGCCGGCATGCTGCTCGACGCCGACGTCCAGCAGGAAAAGCTGCGCCTCTACGAATGGGTGCTGGAACCTCTCTACAGCCTGACCGGCAAACTGTGA
- the apbC gene encoding iron-sulfur cluster carrier protein ApbC produces the protein MSVTIEAVKAALSSVIDPNTGKDLISSKSARNIQLDGANVSFDVELDYPARSQFALIGAAAIDAVAALAGIGQVRPNVYSKIQSHAVQRGIKLMSNIKNIIAVASGKGGVGKSTTAVNLALALAAEGAQVGILDADIYGPSQPMMMGISGRPETKDGKTMEPLENHGLQVSSIGFMVDPDEPMVWRGPIVTQALQQLLDQTNWRDLDYLIVDMPPGTGDIQLTLSQKVPVTGAVIVTTPQDIALLDARKGLKMFEKVGIPILGIVENMSTHICSNCGHAEAIFGEGGGARMCGEYGVDFLGALPLTMSIRQQTDSGTPTVVAEPDGPVAHIYKEIARKVAIKVAEKAKDMSSKFPTIVVKND, from the coding sequence ATGAGCGTCACGATTGAAGCGGTCAAGGCAGCGTTATCCAGCGTCATCGACCCGAACACAGGCAAGGATCTGATCAGCAGCAAGTCGGCCAGGAATATCCAGCTGGACGGCGCCAACGTCTCGTTCGACGTTGAGCTGGACTACCCGGCCAGGAGCCAGTTTGCGCTGATCGGCGCTGCCGCCATTGATGCGGTAGCTGCGCTGGCGGGCATCGGCCAGGTGCGTCCGAATGTCTATTCAAAAATACAATCGCATGCGGTGCAGCGCGGCATCAAGCTGATGTCCAACATCAAGAACATCATCGCGGTAGCGTCCGGCAAGGGCGGCGTCGGCAAGTCGACCACGGCGGTCAACCTGGCGCTGGCGCTGGCGGCGGAAGGGGCCCAAGTCGGCATCCTGGATGCGGATATCTACGGCCCTTCGCAGCCGATGATGATGGGTATCAGCGGCCGTCCGGAAACCAAGGACGGCAAGACCATGGAGCCGCTGGAAAACCACGGCCTGCAGGTATCGAGCATCGGTTTCATGGTCGATCCGGACGAGCCGATGGTGTGGCGCGGTCCGATTGTGACCCAGGCTTTGCAGCAGTTGCTGGACCAGACCAATTGGCGCGACCTCGATTACCTGATCGTCGACATGCCGCCCGGCACCGGCGACATCCAGCTGACTCTTTCGCAAAAAGTGCCGGTCACCGGCGCCGTGATCGTCACCACGCCGCAAGACATCGCCTTGCTGGATGCGCGCAAGGGCTTGAAGATGTTTGAGAAAGTCGGGATTCCTATCCTCGGCATCGTGGAAAACATGAGCACCCACATCTGCTCCAATTGCGGCCATGCCGAAGCGATTTTCGGCGAAGGCGGCGGCGCCCGCATGTGCGGCGAATACGGCGTCGATTTCCTCGGCGCCTTGCCGTTGACCATGTCTATCCGCCAGCAGACCGATTCCGGCACGCCGACCGTGGTGGCGGAACCGGATGGTCCGGTGGCTCACATCTACAAGGAAATCGCGCGCAAGGTGGCGATCAAGGTAGCGGAAAAAGCCAAGGACATGAGCAGCAAGTTCCCGACCATCGTCGTCAAGAACGATTAA
- the gltX gene encoding glutamate--tRNA ligase, giving the protein MTASTPASTSPATKVRTRFAPSPTGYLHLGGARTALFSWAFARHFGGTFVLRIEDTDLERSTPEAVQAIVDGMQWLGLEHDEGPFYQMRRMDRYREVIAQMLKDGTAYQCYSSPEEVEAMRERMRAAGEKPRYDGTWRPEDGKTLPPVPADRKPVVRFKNPLDGEVSWDDVVKGNITISNREMDDLVIARPDGTPTYNFCVVVDDWDMEITHVIRGDDHVNNTPRQINILKALGATLPLYGHVPMILGADGEKLSKRHGAVSVMDYPAQGYLPEAMLNYLARLGWSHGDEEIFSMEQFCQWFNLDHLSKSPAQFNPEKLAWINNHYIKLADNQRLAAMVKPLMEQDGADFNGAPELAKVIGLLKERANTVNEIAVAAMLFYRQPAPDAALLTQHYTDAIKPALADFAQRCATVEWNKESLAPMIKEVLAAHKLKMPQFAMPLRLMVTGQLQTPAIDAVLELFGREAVTTRLQPYLL; this is encoded by the coding sequence ATGACTGCTAGCACTCCAGCTTCAACTTCCCCGGCCACCAAGGTCCGCACCCGTTTTGCCCCTAGCCCGACCGGCTACCTGCATCTGGGCGGCGCCCGCACCGCGCTGTTTTCCTGGGCTTTCGCGCGCCATTTCGGCGGCACTTTCGTATTGCGCATCGAAGATACCGACCTTGAACGTTCGACGCCGGAAGCGGTGCAGGCGATCGTCGACGGCATGCAATGGCTGGGCCTGGAACATGACGAAGGTCCGTTCTACCAGATGCGCCGCATGGACCGCTATCGCGAAGTGATCGCGCAGATGCTGAAGGACGGCACGGCCTACCAATGCTATTCGTCGCCGGAAGAAGTCGAAGCGATGCGCGAACGGATGCGCGCCGCCGGCGAAAAGCCGCGCTACGACGGCACCTGGCGTCCTGAAGACGGCAAGACTTTGCCGCCAGTGCCGGCCGACCGCAAGCCGGTGGTCCGTTTCAAGAATCCGCTGGACGGCGAGGTCAGCTGGGACGACGTCGTCAAAGGCAACATCACGATTTCCAACCGCGAGATGGACGATCTGGTGATCGCCCGTCCGGATGGCACGCCGACCTACAATTTCTGCGTGGTGGTGGACGATTGGGACATGGAAATTACCCACGTGATCCGCGGCGACGATCACGTCAACAACACGCCGCGCCAGATCAATATCCTGAAAGCCTTGGGCGCCACGCTGCCGTTGTACGGTCACGTGCCGATGATCCTGGGCGCCGACGGCGAAAAACTGTCGAAGCGCCACGGCGCGGTCAGCGTGATGGATTATCCGGCGCAGGGTTATCTGCCGGAAGCCATGCTGAACTACCTGGCGCGCCTGGGCTGGAGCCATGGCGACGAAGAGATTTTCAGCATGGAGCAGTTTTGCCAATGGTTCAATCTCGACCATCTGTCGAAATCGCCGGCGCAATTCAATCCGGAAAAGCTGGCGTGGATTAACAACCACTACATCAAGCTGGCCGACAACCAGCGCCTGGCCGCCATGGTCAAGCCGCTGATGGAACAGGACGGCGCCGATTTCAACGGCGCGCCGGAGCTGGCGAAAGTCATCGGCCTGCTGAAAGAGCGCGCCAACACCGTCAATGAAATCGCGGTTGCGGCCATGCTGTTCTATCGCCAGCCGGCGCCGGATGCGGCTTTGCTGACGCAGCACTACACCGACGCCATCAAGCCAGCGCTGGCCGATTTCGCACAGCGCTGCGCCACGGTCGAATGGAACAAGGAAAGCCTGGCGCCGATGATCAAGGAAGTGCTGGCTGCGCACAAGCTGAAGATGCCGCAGTTCGCCATGCCTCTGCGCCTGATGGTGACCGGACAATTGCAGACGCCGGCGATCGATGCCGTGCTGGAATTGTTTGGCCGTGAGGCCGTGACAACACGTTTGCAACCTTATCTGCTGTAA
- a CDS encoding cupin domain-containing protein: protein MQIASGNLLTALPPAGSEEVFELLHQRTGLKIERIVSSGQASPPGFWYDNPQEEWVLLLSGSAGLTLEGAAVEHVMQAGAWLHIPACCRHRIEWTDGAQPTVWLAIHHEVEA from the coding sequence ATGCAAATCGCAAGCGGCAATCTATTGACCGCGCTGCCGCCAGCCGGTTCGGAAGAAGTGTTTGAACTGCTGCACCAGCGCACCGGCCTGAAAATCGAACGCATCGTTTCCAGCGGACAGGCCAGCCCGCCCGGTTTCTGGTACGACAATCCGCAGGAGGAGTGGGTATTGCTGCTGAGCGGCAGCGCCGGCCTGACGCTAGAGGGCGCGGCCGTGGAGCATGTGATGCAGGCTGGGGCGTGGCTGCACATCCCCGCCTGCTGCCGCCACCGCATAGAATGGACCGATGGCGCGCAGCCGACCGTCTGGCTGGCGATCCATCATGAAGTTGAGGCTTAG
- a CDS encoding DUF4399 domain-containing protein: MKSRFFSVLFSIAVLSAGLLPQMAHAASVSFKQPADGAVVSSPFIVEFDVSGMEVKPAGDKTLDSGHHHLLINEDSIPAGQPIPVDEKHIHFGKGQTETQLTLPPGQYKLTMQFADGTHHSYGPELSKSINVTVK, from the coding sequence ATGAAATCACGATTTTTTTCCGTGCTGTTTTCCATTGCCGTGCTGAGCGCCGGCCTGTTGCCGCAGATGGCCCATGCGGCTTCGGTCTCTTTCAAACAGCCGGCTGACGGCGCGGTGGTCAGCAGCCCGTTCATCGTCGAGTTCGACGTCAGCGGCATGGAAGTCAAGCCGGCCGGCGATAAGACACTAGACAGCGGCCATCATCATTTGCTGATCAACGAAGACAGCATTCCGGCCGGCCAGCCGATTCCTGTCGATGAAAAACATATACATTTTGGCAAGGGCCAAACCGAAACCCAGCTGACGCTGCCGCCGGGTCAATACAAGCTGACCATGCAGTTTGCCGACGGCACTCATCATTCTTACGGCCCGGAGCTGAGCAAAAGCATCAATGTGACCGTCAAATAA
- a CDS encoding peptidase domain-containing ABC transporter, with the protein MTMFNRLAFGINATLPLMLQTEATECGLACLGMVAGYHGYRTDMASLRRRFPVSLKGSTLRDLIAIAEQLELASRPLKLEIGDLGQLKLPCVLHWNFNHFVVLQEIGLRSLTIYDPAFGIRKLSLDEVAKAFTGVALELWPNPGFKPASAVQSVPLRHLLGRITGLYRSFSQILLLSLALEVFAVVSPFFLQWVIDNVLVSADRDLLTTLALGFGLLMLMQQAIGVGRSWVLMYMSTTLNVQWQANVFTHLLRLPVAYFEKRHLGDVVSRFGAVGIIQHTLTTSFLEAILDGVMTMVTLALMFIYSPTLAWIAIGAMLLYGLGRWAWFAPLRHATEEQIIHAAKQQTHFLETIRGVKTIKLFQRQDERRSSWLSLLVDQINADLRTQKLSLLYKTLNGVLFGIENILIIWLGARLVMDGNFTVGVLMAFSAYKGQFDSRVSSLIDKFVELKMLQLQGERLADIVLQPPETTQGRNLGEPEAALLPSLEVRGLRFRYAEQEPYVLDDVSFRIEAGESVAIVGPSGGGKTTLVNVLLGILAPSQGEVLIGGQPVQQVGLDTLRRMVGTVLQDDVLFAGSLADNISFFDPQADQAWIRQCARLAAIEQDIGAMPMGYNTLVGDMGTILSGGQKQRILLARALYKRPQILFLDEATSHLDIEREQLVNDAISSMRITRVIVAHRPETINSADRAIVLAGGKVIDMEALQAQEAAPA; encoded by the coding sequence GTGACCATGTTCAATCGACTTGCCTTCGGTATCAACGCCACCCTGCCGCTGATGCTGCAAACCGAGGCCACCGAATGCGGCCTGGCCTGCCTCGGCATGGTGGCCGGCTATCACGGCTACCGCACCGACATGGCGAGTTTGCGGCGCCGCTTTCCGGTCTCGCTCAAGGGTTCCACCTTGCGCGACCTGATCGCCATTGCCGAGCAGCTGGAGCTGGCATCGCGTCCCTTGAAACTGGAGATCGGCGATCTGGGCCAGCTCAAGCTGCCCTGCGTGCTGCACTGGAATTTCAATCACTTCGTGGTGCTGCAGGAAATCGGCCTCCGTTCGCTAACAATATACGACCCGGCTTTCGGCATCCGCAAACTGTCCCTCGATGAAGTCGCCAAAGCGTTTACCGGCGTGGCCCTGGAACTGTGGCCGAATCCCGGCTTCAAGCCGGCCAGCGCCGTGCAGAGCGTGCCGCTGCGCCACCTGCTTGGCCGCATCACCGGCCTGTACCGCTCGTTCAGCCAGATCCTGCTGCTGTCGCTGGCGCTGGAAGTGTTTGCCGTCGTCAGCCCGTTCTTCCTGCAATGGGTGATCGACAATGTGCTGGTCTCAGCCGACCGCGACCTGCTCACCACCCTGGCATTGGGCTTCGGCTTGCTGATGCTGATGCAGCAGGCGATCGGCGTTGGCCGCAGCTGGGTGCTGATGTACATGAGCACCACCCTCAACGTGCAGTGGCAAGCCAATGTCTTCACACATTTATTACGCCTGCCAGTCGCCTATTTCGAGAAGCGTCACCTGGGCGATGTGGTGTCGCGCTTCGGCGCGGTCGGCATCATCCAGCACACGCTCACCACTTCTTTCCTGGAAGCGATCCTGGATGGCGTCATGACGATGGTGACGCTGGCGCTGATGTTCATCTACAGCCCGACCCTGGCCTGGATCGCGATCGGCGCCATGCTGCTGTACGGGCTGGGGCGCTGGGCCTGGTTCGCGCCTCTGCGGCATGCCACCGAAGAACAGATCATCCACGCCGCCAAGCAGCAGACCCATTTCCTGGAAACCATCCGCGGCGTCAAGACCATCAAATTGTTCCAGCGCCAGGACGAGCGCCGTTCCAGCTGGTTATCTTTGCTGGTGGACCAGATCAACGCCGACCTGCGCACGCAGAAACTCAGCCTGCTCTACAAGACCCTCAACGGCGTACTGTTCGGCATCGAGAACATCCTCATCATCTGGCTAGGCGCGCGCCTGGTCATGGATGGCAATTTCACAGTCGGCGTGCTGATGGCTTTCAGCGCCTACAAGGGCCAGTTCGACAGCCGTGTCAGCTCGCTGATCGACAAGTTCGTCGAGCTCAAGATGCTGCAATTGCAGGGCGAACGGCTGGCCGACATCGTGCTGCAGCCGCCGGAAACCACGCAAGGACGCAATCTGGGCGAGCCTGAGGCGGCGTTGCTGCCGTCGCTGGAAGTGCGCGGCCTGCGTTTCCGTTATGCCGAGCAGGAACCGTATGTGCTGGACGACGTTTCGTTCCGCATCGAAGCCGGCGAATCGGTAGCCATCGTCGGCCCCTCGGGCGGCGGCAAGACCACCCTGGTCAATGTCTTGCTTGGAATACTGGCGCCGAGCCAGGGCGAAGTGCTGATCGGCGGCCAGCCAGTGCAGCAGGTCGGCCTCGATACCCTGCGCCGCATGGTCGGCACCGTGCTGCAGGACGATGTGCTGTTCGCCGGTTCGCTGGCCGACAACATCAGCTTCTTCGATCCGCAGGCCGACCAGGCCTGGATCCGGCAATGCGCGCGGCTGGCCGCCATCGAGCAGGATATCGGCGCCATGCCGATGGGCTACAACACCCTGGTCGGCGACATGGGCACCATCCTTTCGGGCGGGCAGAAACAGCGGATCCTGCTGGCGCGCGCCTTGTACAAGCGGCCGCAGATCCTGTTCCTGGACGAGGCCACCAGCCATCTCGACATCGAGCGCGAGCAGTTGGTCAACGACGCAATCAGCAGCATGCGCATCACGCGCGTGATCGTGGCCCACCGGCCAGAGACCATCAACAGCGCCGACCGCGCGATCGTGCTGGCCGGCGGCAAGGTGATAGATATGGAGGCGCTGCAAGCACAGGAAGCGGCACCGGCATGA